The region aagtcgagcaccacccccgccacatccaaattattttcataagttaACTTCTtacacttgatccaacgtcaagtcgtccccctgtttttaaaatctttttacaataaaaatggaagaaactgattaagtttagattttctctgtttcgaatgttaggatactgctgtagagctcaatgtccaaacattcgtcttccatattaaaatacaataattactagaattaggtcatttctcttatagaagaaaaatattgattgggtatcgaccttctctttcccgattatctggacactgctgtagagctctctgtctgattaatcgtcttccgttaatgaactttgatctaatttgccacacattttcataaacaaacttttggatgaaaagagagtgattgggcttaggcctcttccttttcgagcatctgagtactgcagtagagctccctgcttagatgcttgtctccgcttaaaattaactcaaactcatcaaacttgttttccgcccttgtgcgactccgaaaacatttttagaaaagagtatgcaacatccattttgatgcgaaacaaacaaagacttcagcctccaagagtgagcagcaagtaaaggtttaatcgctcaaatgtgatccaagcatcactctctttaaaagcaatccacccagtagttctctttgggtagaactacgtatgccttgagttcttcatagcacctggagatacgtaggagcaggattgcgaaatcttgtcaggcacattaacattaaaaaccctaagtctttcctttctttctttctttttcctcacTCGATAAGTAGAAGTTCGCAAATGATATCATGCTAACACTCTTACACGAAACTAACTAgatgggtcccatcgagtacgatggatgtgaggggtgctaataccttccccttgcataaccgactcccgaacccgatttggttgtgacgaccatttctttttgatttttgtgggttttatcgatatttcccctttccctctttgggaataaataaagttcggtggcgactctgttttgtttatattttgaGCATTCCTTACGCTCAggtatttttcgcgccgcgacagctggcgactctgctggggaaatataTATTGTTCTCCTAAGCGAGTCAACCCTAATTtagtttgttttgtgtttgagtTCGCTTTTATCTGTTTGCTTGCTTCTTATTTATTTTATCTATATATGCCTTTATTACCTGTATTTGCAATTACTGTATTATTGATATATGGTATCATTGGAACTTTCTGGACTATTGGCATTTGTGTGAGGAAAAGCTTTATACCTGAGCTATGAGAAAAACTTAAGTTaggatggtggttgtgtagtattgacctgcgagacatcggactcgttaggttgatgcgagaaccccactcagatgagatcccttgaaagtattactgtcttacgattagtcgttttagcggtgatactttcaacctcgatctatgattctgagggccttttgtagaaccctgaacctatggcttttagggccgatggttgtgtagtgttaacctatgagacttaggactcgttgggttaatacgaagacctcactcagaatagatcatttttgaggatattgttgtcttacgagtagtcgttctgacgataatattgTCAGGTatgatccatgactctgggaaccgtgtctagaaccgtggagtcgatggttgtgtagtattgacctacgagacttaggactcgttgggttaatacaaagacctcacctagaatagatcctttttaagatattattgtcttacgattagtcgttctgacgataatattcttgaattgggtccatgactctaggaaccttttaaaCCCTAGAGCCTACCTGTGTTTGGTTTTCCTATTCCTGGAACCTTTTCTCCACGAAGTAATTAATCAGAATGTTCCAATGATCACCTACCCAACTTTACATacataaacataaaacatttcataatcataacacaTTTGACATGTGCATATTTTCAAGGGACCTAAAGACTCGTTTGATTGCAGGCATTCAGAAGACATGGGTAGCAATCAAAAAAGTACTTATTCATTCAAGTTCAGGAATCCAAAGCTAGGATTGATTAAGGGGTTGATCTCAGATGTGAAAAAAATCAGAAggaacaacttttgtgttgagtatggtgacctgttgactatcatgaacaccgaggtggatgcttgggccattttcactttggcacaattctatgatcctccctTGCGGTGTTTCACATTCCAGGACTTCCAGTTGGCGCCAACATTGGAAGAGTTCTCACATATAGCAAACATTGGTATCAAGGATGAAATCCCTTACACCGGTCTAGGGGAATTTCCTACACATCAACAAATAGGTTCATCTATACATCTAGATAAAGCGGAAGTGAAGGCTAATCTTGGACCAAAAGGAGGCACTTCGGGATTCACTTTGAAGTTCTTAGTGGGAAAAGCTTCAGATTTCAAAAGTAAAGAAGATTGGGTCGCTTTCAATGCTGTGTTAGCCTTGATactctatgggattgtcttgttcccgaacATTGATGACTTCGCGGACATGACTGCTATACGCATTTTCTTGCTCAAGAATCCCATTCCCACCTTGCTTGCAGATGTTTATCACTCTATCCATTGGAGAAATGAGAAGAAGGGGGGGATGATCCAGTGTTGCGCTCCTTTACTATATAAATGGTTCTTATCTCACTTACCAAGCGAAGGGCCTTTTATTCAGAACAAGGATAACCTCAAGTGGTCTCAAAAAATCATGTCTCTCACTGCCAATGACATCACCTGGTACTCTCGTGTTTATGATGATGTGGACATAATCGTCAAATGTGGCAACTTCcataatgtgccactcataggaactcgaggttgcatcaattacaatcctgAGCTTGCTATGCGGCAACTTGGGTTTCCTATGAATGACAAACCAGAAGACAAGTTGTTAGAAGGTTTCTTGCTAGGAGAAGGAGTGAAGGACTTTGATCTGGTGAAGAGGATAGGTCGTGCCTGGACTAAAGTTCGTAGAGAAGGAAAAAGGGAGCGTGGAAAGAAGAATTGTATAGCTAGAGGGCCATATACAAGTTGGGTCCAAGCCAGAGCTTCTCAAGACAAACTACCATACCCTTATGAGCCTCCAATGCATACAAATCCTCCAGAACCTACTCACGTCACTATGGAGGAAGCTAAAGAGCTCAAAGTTGTCATCCAAAGTttggaaaaagagaatgaagagctacggttgaaccttctccggattactgaagaaagggataatcataagtgggagcttgggcggaagaaaacacaacttcaagcaaatgtggAAAGGACTGATAAGGAGGAATATAAGAGAAAAAGAGTCAAACAGGGGTTAGATCAGGCTGAGAGCTGCTTGAATACCGTCAAAAGCCAACTGAAACAGGCTGAGAGGGATTGTCGTGAGAAAGAGAAATGGTGGAAGCTCGCCACAAAACAAAAAAAGGAGATAAGAGAGACGCTTGAGGCTGAGATAGCCAACCTCAATGCTTCACTCTTTGAATCAAAAGAAAGGGAAGAACGAGAACGCCGCAGTAAAGAGAGTGTTATGGCTGCTACTCAAGTTACACCTGAAATGTGGAATGGAAAGTGCCAGGAGGCTGAAAATGCTAATGAGTGGGAACGATACTGGAGAGGCCGACATGACTCTTTGCTACAAGAAGGTGAAGATTGGATGAACGCAAGGGAAAATGTGAATGCTAGCTTGGCAGCCTGCGAGGAAACCATCCAGTTTTTACATGAACAAAGAAATGAGTACCGAGACAAGTTTGCCAGTTTGATAGACTTTCTGTAATGGCATGGCTACGAATGTGCCTTTGATGCTGAGATGTGCTTTGGAAGACATAGATAATGACAACATCCCTCGTTCAGTGACTGAATTTATTTATCTTTGTGAAGACATGATAAAAAGGTTCAAAGGAGAGTTGGAAGATCTCAACAAACAGAAGCCTGcagtttgaccttttctttttatgttgtactttcctttatgtttgaaagaatatTTTGTACTCAACCCTTGTACTCtgttttgaattgaatgaatgaaggattttgagtttcttttgtacaaaaaagtttggttccattcttgttttattccccgtgatctctttgaatgcttgctaagttacaaggaatctaacacggttccctgaaaataaaattaaacataagcataaaaaaaaacattttttataGCCACGTGCATCAAAGCatgcatcatgcatttcatttctcaaaataaaaattcatttcattttttcctCGTCTCCAGTAGTTCAAGCTGATTCCTCAACGTGCATACGCTACCCGCTCCAACACGAGAAGAATCATGGATGTAGTTCGAGAAGAACAAGCTGCCTTCAGAGAGGAGATGGACTCTGTCAAAAGCAAGATTAAGCAGATCTTTGAGGCTATACAAGCTCTGGCTAGAAGGGAAGAAGAGGCTCGTGTTGCCGCTGCTGCAAGGAACGATGCTCTAGTTCAAGGGGCTGCTCTTCAGTCAGGACCTTCAGTTCCTATTCCAAATCCCGTTGTCTACGGTCTTCCTCCAGGTTTTGTTCCACCGTCTGAAAGAACTCATGTTCCTCCACCTGCACATACTTCTGGAGTGGCTGACGGAGTCGCTGTGCAAGGACCTCCGATAGTCAATCAAGTAGTCATGCCCCGTACTGATGAAGAGCTCCAGGACGAGTTTGAAATGCAGAATTACAATGGAGCTACTCCAGTGGTCATCCCTACTGCTGCCCAAGATTCTGAGGCTATCTTGATGTGTCGTGCTCTGGCCGAAAAGCTAAGAATCTTGGAAGGACATAACTCAACCCGGTTGAGTGCCTTGGAGATGTGTCTGGTCCCAGACGTGGTGATTCCTCCAAAATTCAAAGCACCtgaatttcaaaaatacaaaggactcacatgtcctaacatacatttgaaaatgtattgcagaaaaatggctgcctatgctagagatgataagctcatgatccattgctttcaggacagtctaactggggcatctttggactggtacatgcagttggaatgtagcaacatccacacttgggatgagttggctgaagcattcgcaaagcaatacaaatataatactgacatggcaccaaaccgtactcagcttcagagtatggcccagaaagacaatgaatcttttaaagaatacgcacaacgctggagagaattggctgcaagggtgcacccgccgctggttgatcgtgaattgattgacatttttatgggaaccttgcagggccaatattatgaaagattgatcagtagtgtgtccacaggattttctgacatggtgatcgtgggagaaagagtagaagaaggactgaagagtggtaaaatccagggaggttccagcagtcaaccaatcttgaagaagcctttcaacggATTCAAGAGGAAGGAGGGTGAGACTAGTGCCATTTCTTCTCAGAGGAGGGTACCACCCAGGGCTCCTGCTCCCCTGCCTTATTATCAGTACCCTTACGTAGCGGCTGCTCAATATCCAACCATGCCTTACCATCCAATTTCTCCTGTTCCTATTCCAGCTCCGGTACCTCACTATCAAGCTCCACAACCTCAATTCCAGGCTCCTCCACCTCAACATCAACAGAATAATCAACCACGTCCAGTTCAGCAGCAACGACCAAATCAACAGAGGCCATATCAACAGTACAATAATGTGAATACCACTCCTATCCCAATGACTTACACTCAATTGCTACCGTATCTGATTCAGAATGGGACTGTCGTGCCAAGGGCATTACCTCCAATGCCGAAGCCGCATAAGCCTTggtatgatgagaatgctagatGTGCCTTTCATGCTAATTCAGAGGGTCATACAACAGAGAATTGCAAGGTGTTCAAACTCCGGGTTCAAGAGTTGATAGATCAGAAAATATTGTCTTTTGCTGATGTTCCAAATGTGGGGAACAATCCTTTGCCTAAACATGATAGTTCAGGTGTCAATGCTATAGAAAGTTCAACTGAAGATGTATTGATAAAGGATGTGTTTAAGTTGAAGACTCTTTTAACAGTGGTCCGTGCTAGATTGATGGAAGCAGAATTGATGAATGGAGTACATGATAATTGTGTGGTATGTTCATCCAACCCTGATCAGTGTGTTGAATTCAAAATTTGTCTTCAACGTTTGATGGATCAGAGGGTTATTCAGTTCACCAGAGCAAAGATTGATGAGGATGTTGCTGTGATTGTGCCTATATTTGATCAAGAGAGGCTTCCCAAGCCTTTTGTGGTCCCTTATCAGAGAAATGTTGACCTAGAGCCAGTGAAGAAGATTGAGCCCATGGTTATCCATGTTCCCGCTCCATTCTCATTTGACAGTACCAAAGCCGTGCCTTGGAACTATGAGCCTGTAGTTTATGTGGGTAACAAACCAGTAATCTTAAAAGAGCTAGATGTGACTAACATCGCTGGAGCTAGTGGTGTGACTCGAAGTGGAAGGGTTTTCGCTCCTGAAGTGATCCCAAACAAAGAAAGTGTACCAACAGTTGAACCAACAAAAGGGAAAGAGGTGAGTCCTCCAGAAGTAGGAGAAGGCTCATCTAAGAAAGCAGTGACTACTGAAGAGGATAGAGAATTCTTGaagatcatcaagaagagtgattacaaggtcgtagatcagctcaaccaaactccttcaaaaatatccattctttctctacttatgagttctgaggctcatagGACTGCTCTATTGAAGTTCTTGAACGAAGCTTATGTGGCAGAAGATATCAGTGTTATTCAGTTTGATAATGTGGTTGCTAATCTCAATGCTAGTAGTTGTTTGATGTTCACTGATGATGATTTACCCCCTAATGGGCGAGAACATAATATGGCGCTTCATATCTCCATTCAGTGTACAGATGTTACTTTGGCTCGAGTACTAGTGGATACAGGTTCATCCTTGAACGTGTTACCTAAGACTACCCTGGCACAATTGAATATTGAAGGGGTGCAGATGAGACCCAGTGCTTTGAtagttaaagcttttgatgggtctaagcgaacagttattggggagattgacctcccaatccttattggccctcaaactttccgtattacctttcaggtaatggatattaggcctgcctatagttgtctattaggtagaccttggattcatgctgctggagctgtcacctcgacacttcaccagaagctgaagtttgttacttctggtaagctgatatcagtatccggagaggaagatattttcgtcagccatttgacttctttcagatacattgaagtaggtgaagacattgttgaaactcctctccaagcccttgaagtggtcaatgtggtccagactaagccgaaacttgttgaagaacccaAGGGGGTCATGACCTCGTGGAAGAGTGTGAAAGCTGCAATTGAATCTGGTTGCCCTGGAAGTTGGGGCACAGTGATTGAACTACCAGAGAAGAAAGACAAGTGTGGATTAGGATATCAGCCGTCTATTGAACTTTTCAAAGATCAGAAGATACATCAGGGGAAGGTTCCTAGCATCCAGGAAATATTCTCCAAAGCTGGTTTCCGAAGTGATGatcaagtgaatgctcttgaagatgaagatctAGATTTGTCCAAGATGGTGTTTTGTGGACCTCCGGATGCTGCTCTCACTAACTGGAAGGCAACAGATGTTCCGGATATAGTTTCTTGTTCAAAGTAATTTACTGTTTTCTAAAACATCCAATGTCATTCCCAAGGCATATGGATAGCTTTGTAGGGCCCATTTTGTGTTAATATTTAAGCCTTATCATCAATACAAAGCACATTTTTTGAGATCCCTGTCTGTCatctttttaatttatttatttttttacaaacaaataaacaaaaaaaatggcattttttatttcacatcactttcatttttcaaaatcttcctctaaaaagaaaaatcatttccatgcagatcattaataactggatccattgaacacgacaatgctataattccctatgacttcgacctcccgattaaccaagctgaagaggatggtaaggaagactgcgaactcccagaagagttgaccagacttttgaaacaagaggaaaagatgattcagcctcatcaggaaccagtggatgtgatcaatctgGGGACTGAGGAGGATAGAAAGGAAGTCAAGGTCGGAACTGCTTTGAAAGAAAATGTGAAGGAGGAACTAGTCAAGCTACTACatgaatatgtggatgtgtttgcttggtcatatcaggatatgccaggactCGACACCGACATAGTTGTGCACAAGTTGCCGTTGAAGCCGGAATGCCCGCccatcaagcagaagttgagaagaactcgaccagacatggctgtcaagattagagaagaggtcaagaagcagtttgatgcaggttttctagctgttgcaacttacccgcagtggattgctaatattgtgccagttccgaagaaagatggaaaggttcgaatgtgtgtagactacagagacctgaatagagctagtcccaaagatgattttccgttacctcacattgatgtattggtagataacacagctcagttctctgtattctccttcatggactgattctcaggatataatcagatcaaaatgtctcccgaagatatggagaaaacaactttcattacaccatggggcactttctgttataaggtaatgcctttcggcctataaaatgttggggcaacctatcaaagggccatggtgactcttttccatgatatgatgcacaaggagattgaagtctacgtggatgacatgattgctaagtctcagacagaagaggagcatgttattcatctaaagaagttgtttgtaagattgaGGAAATACAGATTGCGCTTAAACCCtgctaaatgcacttttggagtcaga is a window of Lathyrus oleraceus cultivar Zhongwan6 chromosome 6, CAAS_Psat_ZW6_1.0, whole genome shotgun sequence DNA encoding:
- the LOC127094074 gene encoding uncharacterized protein LOC127094074; this translates as MCIFSRDLKTRLIAGIQKTWVAIKKDFQLAPTLEEFSHIANIGIKDEIPYTGLGEFPTHQQIGSSIHLDKAEVKANLGPKGGTSGFTLKFLVGKASDFKSKEDWVAFNAVLALILYGIVLFPNIDDFADMTAIRIFLLKNPIPTLLADVYHSIHWRNEKKGGMIQCCAPLLYKWFLSHLPSEGPFIQNKDNLKWSQKIMSLTANDITWYSRVYDDVDIIVKCGNFHNVPLIGTRGCINYNPELAMRQLGFPMNDKPEDKLLEGFLLGEGVKDFDLVKRIGRAWTKVRREGKRERGKKNCIARGPYTSWVQARASQDKLPYPYEPPMHTNPPEPTHVTMEEAKELKAERDCREKEKWWKLATKQKKEIRETLEAEIANLNASLFESKEREERERRSKESVMAATQVTPEMWNGKCQEAENANEWERYWRGRHDSLLQEGEDWMNARENVNASLAACEETIQFLHEQRNEYRDKFASLIDFL